The DNA sequence ACTGGGCATACCCGCGACCTCGGCGTCTATAAACGTCAAAAAACTTTCCAAAAACCGTTCCACGGAAGAGGCTGCCCGGCACGCCCGGCTGGAATTATTTTTCCGCGCCGCGAAGAAAAATAAATGCAACAAGATCGCCCTAGGCCATAACCTCGACGACCAGGCGGAAACCGTGCTTATGCGCCTTTTAAGAGGAAGCGGATTGTCCGGGCTGTCCGGGATGCTGCCCAAGCGCGAAATTAACGGGTTTTTGTTGATCCGTCCGCTCATCGAAACACGAAGGCGGGATATAGAAAATTTCCTGAAACGCAAAGGCATAAAGCCGCGCATCGACAGAACCAACGCCCAGGATATATATTTCCGGAACAATATCCGCAATAAATTATTGCCGTTATTGGAACGCGCCTATAATCCCAATATAAAAACCCTCCTGAGCAATACCGCGGAAAGCGTCGGACAGGATTACGACATCCTCTGCCGCTGCGCGCAAAAAAAACTTCATTCACAGGGCGGTAAATTAAAGCTGGATAAACTGCAGCTTATGCACCCGTCTATGCGGCGGATGTCCTTGCGCCTGGCCTTTCAACGATTAAAAGGGGACACGCGCACGCTCACATTCAAGCATATTCAAGAG is a window from the Candidatus Omnitrophota bacterium genome containing:
- the tilS gene encoding tRNA lysidine(34) synthetase TilS encodes the protein MFTDTVKKTIRKYDLIRPGDNILAGVSGGPDSLTLLYALNALRKELGFKLRVAHLDHMLRKDSAADRVFVETICRKLGIPATSASINVKKLSKNRSTEEAARHARLELFFRAAKKNKCNKIALGHNLDDQAETVLMRLLRGSGLSGLSGMLPKREINGFLLIRPLIETRRRDIENFLKRKGIKPRIDRTNAQDIYFRNNIRNKLLPLLERAYNPNIKTLLSNTAESVGQDYDILCRCAQKKLHSQGGKLKLDKLQLMHPSMRRMSLRLAFQRLKGDTRTLTFKHIQELEDLIANRPANSIVDLPGGFSAQKRKNILVFYRR